In the genome of Chryseobacterium oryzae, one region contains:
- a CDS encoding YiiX/YebB-like N1pC/P60 family cysteine hydrolase: MKPIIKNRKIFRFFIYCTFFLLFLGCKNSYSSRLENGDLVFVTAKSNGLSGAINNVTQKTENASFDHVGIVEKEGKDIFVLHAAPKGGSQKQKLNDFLKEQKNDSQKVVLYRLKPEFKTGIPEAIKRANSMLGKPYNFNYILDENSYYCSDFVERAFRNEHVFTLEPMSFLDPKTGKTNIFWEKFYSDKNLKVPEGEPGCNPNGLAASVKIERIREL, from the coding sequence ATGAAACCAATTATAAAAAATAGAAAAATATTCAGATTTTTTATTTACTGCACTTTTTTTCTTCTCTTTTTAGGATGTAAAAATTCTTATTCTTCCAGATTAGAAAATGGAGATTTGGTTTTTGTAACTGCAAAAAGTAACGGACTTTCCGGGGCAATAAATAATGTTACCCAAAAAACTGAAAATGCCTCATTCGATCATGTAGGAATTGTGGAAAAAGAAGGGAAAGATATATTTGTTCTACATGCAGCACCTAAAGGCGGTTCTCAGAAACAAAAATTGAATGATTTTTTAAAAGAACAGAAAAACGACAGTCAGAAAGTGGTATTATACCGTCTTAAGCCAGAATTTAAAACTGGTATTCCGGAAGCAATAAAACGTGCTAATTCTATGTTGGGAAAGCCATATAATTTCAATTATATTTTAGATGAAAATTCGTATTACTGTTCAGATTTTGTTGAAAGAGCTTTTAGAAATGAACATGTTTTTACTTTAGAACCGATGTCTTTTCTAGATCCTAAAACCGGTAAAACCAATATTTTTTGGGAGAAATTTTATTCAGATAAAAATCTTAAAGTACCCGAAGGAGAGCCTGGTTGTAACCCCAATGGATTGGCTGCATCTGTAAAGATTGAAAGAATAAGAGAATTATAA
- a CDS encoding DUF1801 domain-containing protein — protein MKAVSNLIDEYISKLPEERQEVFRKIFVTIGDHLPKGFAENTSYGMIGWGVPLGKYPPGYHCTPGLPLPFISLASQKNFIAIYHMGIYAKPELLNWFTEEFPKYSKRKLDMGKSCIRFKKMDDIPFELIAELSKKMTADEWISLYETNYKK, from the coding sequence ATGAAAGCAGTTTCTAATTTAATAGATGAGTATATCTCGAAGTTACCGGAAGAAAGGCAGGAAGTTTTCCGGAAAATTTTTGTGACCATAGGAGATCATCTGCCGAAAGGTTTTGCAGAAAATACCAGTTACGGAATGATTGGTTGGGGTGTTCCTTTAGGGAAATATCCTCCCGGTTATCATTGTACTCCGGGATTGCCTTTGCCATTTATTTCTTTGGCATCTCAGAAAAATTTTATTGCAATATATCACATGGGTATCTATGCAAAACCAGAACTTTTAAATTGGTTTACAGAAGAATTTCCAAAATATTCTAAAAGAAAATTAGACATGGGTAAATCTTGTATTCGATTCAAAAAAATGGATGATATTCCTTTTGAACTGATTGCCGAACTTAGTAAAAAAATGACTGCAGATGAATGGATCAGTTTGTATGAAACCAATTATAAAAAATAG
- the sov gene encoding T9SS outer membrane translocon Sov/SprA produces the protein MKNNKFLSIYIFLAFIFYSVDMFAQEQNQQGFSIRKNYEVTDPTYYEAYYDIKTGMYYVYPKIGNTVTGPPVAMSPEDYQEFMLAEQSKSFYKDKSDQYNLMFRKDKTGAARKGLIPSLTINNKLFESIFGSNKIEIIPSGYASFDFGGLYQKIDNPMILPQNRTSFAFDINQRIQLGLIGKVGENLQLKANYDTQSGFAFENRMNLVWQAKGTWKDLQTKGLGDVHKPNAGGEDKIIKRIEFGNVNMPLSTSLIRGSESLFGIKSEFQLGKTYGTVVLSQQQGEARNIVVQGGGTMSTFKINALDYEENQHFFIGQYFLNNYDDALLNYPQINSRINISRMEVWVLDQGNSNLAYQKSIIGIRDLGEGASGLPDNSQNGLYQQVNTAIGSPREQGKNYLPNFQGQTFPGSTQPYDNGEHYVFNTKARRLNTNEFTFHPQLGYISLNQKLNENQLLAVSYSYTVNGTNQVYKVGEFSEESPVLVTKLLRPNNKINVNSPMWNLMMKNFYSLDAVQVDRDGFILNVFYRDPKTGGKVNYLPNTSVQDTNLLKLLNWDRLNVNGDLQSNNGVLGDGVFDFVEGITIRQSQGRIMFTKVQPFGSYMAGLVGNNPQYVFSDLYNQQKQVASASNLAQRYTIEGRYKGAQGQGISLGAVNVPQGSVKVSANGVQLTEGIDYTVNYMLGTVDIINETVKQSGQAINISLENQLTFNTQRKRFLGLNLERRVSENFIFGGTIVNYSESPLTQKVNFGQEAVNNTMAGINMMYNNQLPFLTRLTDKIPGINTEAPSNLNFKMEGAYLIPGLNKGTNDQSYIDDFEQTTSKISLKEPSAWSLASKPEKNQSNPIFAGAGANDNLTNGYGRGLLSWYNIDPRFWGVGGRPPQGITPQTVSNHASRRVQFSEIFNNRDFVAGEQTFTNTFDISYYPQEKGPYNANPNAESTAQRWAGIMRPISVSNFVNSNIEYVEFWMMDPYADGHALGTNPKLLLHLGNVSEDVLKDGLMQYENGLPTAGNPSSTSSSNWGIQPKQPPILYAFSTEGADRTAQDLGYDGLSSDQETARFGNTFVNPVTNLLDPALDDFVFYMSDKFTGNMSSSVVQRYKYFRGPEGNSQSNSLEVATQTPDAEDINKDYNLDQSESYNEYIVDLDPASLATGTSNYIVDQKTVTATFQDGKKDDVKWYLFRIPISNYNSGKPNLGGEKDPAILNNVRFARLLLTGFDQTSTLRFGTMDLVRSDWRRYPNLISSQTVAPTEEGLNGNVSLNDNFEVGSVNIEENALNQPPYVLPPGIDRQVLSGNAGVQRQNESSLYMKVKNMKDQARGVFKNVQLDMRRYKKLRLFVHGQNLDNPLFSYLDKDVKFFIRFGSDASDNYYEYESSLKYTPRTATTPMEIWPIENEVDFNIQDFVDAKVFRDKNFSGKIIDRTWISNWGDTNKKIYVKGRPSLGNVTTIMIGIRDNSRSGIGASGRVIWVDEIRLSEIENDGGYAGNASLNFNLGDFATVNTSASYTSVGFGNIDSKPAERNQSTQSAFSINTAVNVDKFLPEKTGMKIPVNYSYSQTIEDPKYNPLDTDVEFKKAANREELKKVARTYTQQRSIGVVNMHKERVKPNSKPKFYDVENLSLTTVYNDDHYRDIYTKKNYRQYLRGYLDYNYSFKPWELRPFRKIVNDTAKSAKYLKWVKEFNFNPIPTRVSFRTELDRNYNELEFRNIDAILSGNLNDQFAALKNRNFYFGWQYGLEFNFTKSLKMQINSATRTLNDNIDVNTMNNSSIFGNVFRAGRPVLYKHNVQLNYRLPFQHLPYLDFLEAEVGYGFTYNWNARSTALLTSPEGSLGSIGQNSNIISANASADLPKFFSQFSYFKRMATTLQKRKQEQDSLNNAYTQAWEKKRYAFKSYKFKNKLSVFQSAAYLLTSIKQLNVNYTENNSSVIPGLLYSPNGYGYGQDFGGPSLGFLFGSQADIRRLVMERGWVSDSPYMIDPYVKLSTRELRADLQVSPINDFRIDFNVLSTYNRNFSHTGFNYRDNFGNSNPDFTFANDMVSYSNTVVLLNSSFKDGNYIYDAIRTQARNLSQQLGSNLNPNGFADGYSISNAYVLIPAFRAAVEGKNPERMTNPKKSGLPIPNWRIIYSGLRNIPMINGQFSKFDILHGYTATYTAAGIQSNIDYFNSQNNAGTSQRDVNNNFINPYTFAQVGYTEAFSPLIGVDVTMRNNMQFGIQYNKVRSLILGLVNQTLTEDANTEYVVRLGYIVRNFRLGTNNQRGARAKGSDLNIRGDISLRDSRTSIMNILLNDSQVTGGQKLMNIKLSADYNVSQNLNLRLFYEQMTSKYKISTAFPLSTIRAGISATFTFGDSGGF, from the coding sequence GTGAAAAATAATAAATTTCTCAGCATATACATATTCTTGGCATTCATATTTTATTCTGTAGATATGTTTGCACAGGAACAGAATCAGCAGGGTTTTTCCATCAGGAAAAATTACGAGGTTACAGATCCTACTTACTACGAGGCATACTACGATATAAAAACTGGGATGTATTATGTGTATCCTAAAATCGGAAATACGGTGACGGGACCGCCTGTTGCAATGTCTCCGGAAGATTATCAGGAATTTATGCTTGCAGAGCAGTCCAAATCTTTTTATAAAGATAAGTCGGATCAGTACAATCTTATGTTCAGGAAGGATAAAACCGGTGCTGCCCGAAAAGGTCTGATTCCTTCTCTTACCATTAACAACAAGCTTTTCGAATCTATTTTTGGAAGTAATAAAATTGAAATTATTCCTTCTGGTTATGCTTCTTTTGATTTTGGTGGTCTTTACCAGAAGATAGATAATCCTATGATTTTACCTCAAAACAGAACCAGTTTTGCTTTTGATATTAATCAGAGAATTCAATTGGGATTAATTGGTAAAGTGGGAGAAAACCTACAGTTGAAAGCCAACTACGATACGCAAAGTGGTTTCGCTTTTGAAAATCGAATGAATCTTGTTTGGCAGGCAAAAGGAACTTGGAAAGATCTTCAGACAAAAGGTTTGGGAGATGTACACAAACCGAATGCAGGAGGCGAAGACAAAATTATAAAAAGAATAGAATTTGGTAATGTAAATATGCCGCTTTCTACAAGTCTTATCAGAGGTTCTGAATCTTTATTTGGTATCAAATCTGAGTTTCAGCTTGGTAAAACTTACGGAACTGTAGTGCTTTCGCAACAACAGGGCGAAGCAAGAAATATTGTTGTGCAGGGAGGTGGTACAATGAGTACATTCAAAATTAATGCTTTAGATTATGAAGAGAACCAACACTTTTTTATTGGGCAGTATTTTTTAAATAATTATGACGATGCGTTACTGAATTACCCACAGATAAATTCGAGAATTAATATTTCAAGAATGGAAGTTTGGGTACTCGATCAGGGGAATTCTAACCTTGCCTACCAAAAAAGTATTATAGGAATCAGGGATTTGGGAGAAGGTGCTTCCGGTTTACCGGATAACTCTCAGAATGGTCTTTATCAGCAGGTAAATACCGCAATAGGTAGTCCAAGAGAGCAGGGTAAAAATTATCTTCCTAACTTTCAGGGACAAACATTTCCGGGAAGCACACAGCCTTATGATAATGGAGAGCATTATGTTTTCAACACCAAAGCACGACGTTTAAATACCAACGAATTTACCTTTCACCCGCAATTAGGTTATATATCTCTTAACCAAAAACTTAACGAAAATCAGCTTTTAGCGGTTTCTTATTCATATACCGTAAATGGAACCAATCAGGTGTACAAAGTAGGAGAGTTTTCTGAAGAAAGTCCTGTTTTGGTAACAAAATTACTGAGACCGAATAATAAAATAAACGTTAATTCTCCAATGTGGAATTTAATGATGAAGAATTTTTATTCTTTGGATGCGGTACAGGTAGACCGGGATGGCTTTATTTTGAATGTTTTTTACAGAGATCCGAAAACGGGAGGGAAAGTAAATTATCTGCCCAATACTTCGGTTCAGGATACCAATTTGCTAAAACTCTTAAATTGGGATCGTCTGAATGTAAATGGAGATTTGCAGAGTAATAATGGGGTTTTGGGAGACGGAGTTTTCGATTTTGTGGAAGGAATTACCATCAGACAGTCTCAGGGAAGAATTATGTTTACCAAAGTTCAGCCATTTGGATCGTATATGGCAGGTTTGGTAGGGAATAATCCTCAATATGTATTTTCAGATTTATATAACCAGCAGAAGCAGGTTGCAAGCGCAAGTAATCTTGCACAAAGATATACCATTGAAGGCCGTTATAAAGGAGCACAAGGACAGGGAATTTCTCTTGGAGCTGTAAATGTACCTCAGGGATCGGTAAAAGTATCTGCAAACGGAGTTCAGCTTACGGAAGGAATAGATTATACCGTCAATTATATGTTGGGTACGGTAGATATTATCAATGAAACCGTAAAACAGTCCGGACAGGCGATCAATATTTCATTAGAAAATCAGTTAACATTCAATACTCAGAGAAAAAGATTTTTAGGTCTGAATTTAGAAAGAAGGGTAAGTGAAAACTTCATCTTTGGAGGAACCATTGTAAATTATTCTGAATCTCCTCTTACTCAGAAAGTTAATTTCGGGCAGGAAGCAGTAAACAATACCATGGCAGGAATCAACATGATGTACAATAATCAGTTGCCGTTTCTTACAAGACTTACCGATAAAATTCCGGGAATTAATACAGAAGCTCCATCTAATCTTAATTTCAAAATGGAAGGAGCATATCTCATTCCGGGATTAAATAAAGGAACAAACGACCAGTCTTACATTGATGATTTTGAACAGACAACATCCAAAATTTCATTAAAAGAACCGAGTGCGTGGAGTTTAGCCTCAAAACCGGAAAAAAATCAGTCTAATCCTATTTTTGCCGGAGCCGGAGCTAATGATAATCTTACCAATGGGTACGGAAGAGGATTATTGTCTTGGTATAATATAGACCCGAGATTTTGGGGAGTTGGAGGAAGACCACCACAGGGAATTACTCCGCAGACGGTTTCCAATCACGCATCAAGAAGAGTTCAGTTTTCAGAAATCTTTAATAACAGAGATTTTGTAGCCGGCGAACAGACATTCACCAATACATTTGATATCTCTTATTATCCGCAGGAAAAAGGACCTTATAATGCCAATCCAAATGCAGAGAGTACGGCTCAGAGATGGGCGGGTATTATGCGGCCAATCAGTGTTTCCAATTTCGTAAATTCAAATATTGAATATGTTGAATTCTGGATGATGGATCCTTACGCAGACGGACACGCTTTAGGAACTAATCCGAAGCTCTTGCTTCATTTAGGAAATGTTTCGGAAGATGTGCTTAAAGATGGATTAATGCAGTATGAAAACGGTTTGCCAACAGCGGGAAATCCTTCCAGTACAAGTTCATCAAACTGGGGAATTCAGCCAAAACAACCGCCAATTTTGTATGCTTTCTCAACTGAAGGTGCAGACAGAACGGCTCAGGATTTAGGATATGATGGTTTAAGCTCTGATCAGGAAACTGCAAGATTCGGAAATACATTTGTGAATCCTGTTACTAACTTATTAGATCCTGCTTTGGATGATTTTGTATTCTACATGTCGGATAAATTCACAGGAAATATGTCTTCTTCAGTGGTTCAGAGATACAAGTACTTTAGAGGTCCGGAAGGAAACTCGCAGAGTAATTCTTTGGAAGTTGCTACACAAACTCCGGATGCAGAAGATATTAATAAAGATTATAATCTAGACCAAAGCGAAAGCTACAACGAATATATTGTTGATCTAGATCCTGCAAGTTTAGCAACAGGAACAAGTAATTACATTGTTGATCAAAAAACGGTAACGGCAACTTTCCAGGATGGGAAAAAGGATGATGTAAAATGGTATTTGTTCAGAATTCCGATTTCTAATTACAATTCTGGTAAACCGAATTTGGGAGGAGAGAAAGATCCTGCGATTCTAAATAATGTAAGATTTGCCAGATTACTATTAACAGGTTTTGATCAGACATCAACTTTGAGATTTGGTACAATGGATCTTGTGAGATCAGACTGGAGAAGATATCCTAATTTAATTTCCAGTCAAACTGTAGCCCCTACTGAGGAGGGTTTAAATGGTAATGTAAGTTTAAATGATAACTTCGAAGTAGGAAGTGTAAATATTGAAGAAAATGCACTGAATCAACCTCCTTATGTTTTGCCTCCGGGAATTGACAGGCAGGTTTTAAGTGGTAATGCAGGAGTACAAAGACAGAATGAGTCTTCACTTTATATGAAGGTGAAAAATATGAAAGACCAAGCAAGAGGTGTTTTCAAAAATGTACAATTGGATATGAGAAGATATAAAAAGTTGAGGCTTTTTGTGCATGGACAAAATTTGGACAATCCCTTATTTTCTTATCTTGACAAAGATGTTAAGTTCTTTATTCGTTTTGGTAGTGATGCTTCAGATAACTACTATGAATATGAATCTTCGCTGAAATATACTCCAAGAACGGCAACTACGCCGATGGAAATCTGGCCTATTGAAAATGAAGTTGATTTTAATATTCAGGATTTTGTTGATGCTAAAGTATTCAGAGATAAAAATTTTTCAGGAAAAATTATCGATAGAACATGGATTTCTAATTGGGGAGATACAAATAAGAAAATTTACGTAAAAGGTAGACCATCATTAGGAAACGTAACTACGATAATGATTGGGATAAGAGATAATTCACGTTCAGGAATTGGTGCGAGTGGTAGAGTAATTTGGGTAGACGAAATTCGTCTTTCTGAAATTGAAAATGATGGTGGTTATGCAGGAAATGCAAGTTTAAATTTCAACTTAGGAGATTTTGCAACGGTAAATACCAGTGCCTCTTATACTTCTGTAGGTTTTGGGAATATAGACTCTAAACCTGCGGAAAGAAACCAGTCTACACAATCTGCTTTCAGTATTAATACTGCTGTAAATGTGGATAAATTTCTTCCTGAAAAAACGGGGATGAAAATTCCGGTAAACTATTCTTACTCTCAAACCATCGAAGATCCTAAGTATAATCCATTGGATACCGATGTAGAATTTAAAAAAGCTGCCAACAGAGAAGAGCTTAAAAAAGTTGCAAGAACATACACACAGCAAAGAAGTATTGGTGTTGTAAATATGCATAAAGAAAGAGTAAAACCCAACAGTAAACCAAAATTTTATGATGTTGAAAACCTTTCTTTAACAACGGTATACAACGACGATCATTATCGAGATATTTATACCAAGAAAAATTACAGACAATATCTTAGAGGTTATTTAGATTACAATTACAGCTTCAAACCTTGGGAATTGAGGCCTTTCAGAAAAATAGTAAACGATACTGCAAAATCTGCAAAATATTTGAAATGGGTGAAAGAATTCAATTTCAATCCGATTCCTACAAGGGTATCTTTCCGTACAGAATTAGACAGAAATTATAATGAGCTTGAATTCAGAAATATTGATGCCATTCTGAGCGGTAATCTTAATGATCAGTTTGCTGCACTGAAAAACAGAAATTTCTATTTCGGCTGGCAATATGGTTTAGAATTCAATTTTACTAAATCCTTGAAAATGCAGATTAATTCTGCCACCAGAACTCTCAATGATAATATAGACGTTAATACAATGAATAATTCGTCTATATTCGGGAATGTTTTCAGGGCAGGGAGACCTGTTCTGTACAAGCATAATGTACAGCTTAATTATAGACTTCCGTTTCAGCATTTACCTTATTTAGATTTTCTTGAAGCTGAGGTAGGATATGGTTTTACCTATAATTGGAATGCAAGATCTACTGCTTTGCTTACAAGTCCAGAAGGAAGTTTAGGTTCTATTGGGCAGAACAGCAATATTATTTCTGCCAATGCTTCAGCCGATCTTCCAAAGTTTTTCAGTCAGTTCAGTTATTTCAAAAGAATGGCTACTACGCTGCAAAAGAGAAAGCAGGAACAGGATTCTCTAAACAATGCTTATACACAGGCGTGGGAGAAAAAGAGATATGCGTTTAAAAGCTATAAGTTTAAAAATAAACTTTCGGTATTTCAGAGTGCAGCTTATTTGCTGACGTCTATTAAACAGCTGAATGTAAATTATACCGAAAATAACAGTAGCGTTATCCCGGGATTACTATATTCCCCTAATGGTTATGGTTACGGGCAGGATTTCGGAGGTCCTTCTTTAGGCTTCTTATTCGGTTCGCAGGCAGACATTAGAAGATTGGTAATGGAAAGAGGCTGGGTAAGCGATTCTCCTTATATGATTGATCCTTATGTAAAGCTTTCTACCCGAGAACTGAGGGCAGATTTGCAGGTTTCTCCAATAAATGATTTTAGAATAGATTTTAATGTATTAAGCACATACAACAGAAATTTTTCTCACACAGGCTTCAATTATCGGGACAATTTCGGAAATTCTAATCCAGATTTTACATTTGCCAACGATATGGTGTCTTATTCTAATACTGTGGTTTTATTAAATTCATCCTTTAAAGATGGTAATTATATTTACGATGCCATAAGAACACAGGCAAGAAATCTTTCCCAACAACTTGGAAGTAACCTGAATCCTAATGGTTTTGCAGATGGATACAGTATTTCTAATGCTTATGTTTTAATCCCTGCATTCCGTGCAGCTGTTGAAGGAAAAAATCCTGAACGAATGACAAATCCTAAGAAATCTGGACTTCCGATTCCAAACTGGAGGATTATTTATTCAGGTTTAAGAAATATTCCGATGATTAACGGGCAGTTCAGTAAGTTTGATATTCTGCATGGATATACAGCAACATATACAGCAGCAGGGATTCAGTCTAATATAGATTATTTCAACAGTCAAAATAACGCAGGAACTTCGCAAAGAGATGTTAACAATAACTTTATAAATCCTTATACATTTGCGCAGGTAGGTTATACAGAGGCGTTTTCTCCTCTAATTGGAGTAGATGTAACGATGAGAAACAATATGCAGTTTGGTATACAGTACAATAAAGTACGATCATTAATTTTAGGATTAGTGAATCAAACTTTAACAGAAGATGCCAATACAGAGTATGTTGTAAGATTGGGATATATTGTGAGAAATTTCAGATTAGGAACCAATAATCAGCGAGGTGCAAGAGCTAAAGGTTCGGATCTTAATATTCGTGGAGATATTTCTTTAAGAGACAGCCGCACAAGTATTATGAATATTTTGCTGAATGATTCTCAGGTTACAGGAGGACAAAAATTAATGAATATTAAACTTTCTGCTGATTATAACGTTTCCCAGAATCTAAATTTGAGATTATTCTACGAGCAGATGACCTCAAAGTATAAAATATCTACGGCGTTCCCATTATCGACTATAAGGGCAGGAATCTCAGCAACATTTACATTTGGAGATTCGGGTGGTTTCTAA
- the ruvA gene encoding Holliday junction branch migration protein RuvA, which produces MIFSLQGVVQELTPTYAVVNINGVGYYVGISLMTSQKLILNKETFLFVQQIIREDAHLLFGFHSRLEKEMFNLLISVNGVGAVSALILLSTLSLDEIASAILSGNAALIQKAKGIGAKTAERIIVDLKDKVQKFSNAEENISSVTNNKIKEESLSALEVLGIPKRTSEKIADRILKQNPELSVEELVKQILKNI; this is translated from the coding sequence ATGATATTTTCTTTACAAGGCGTTGTGCAGGAACTTACCCCAACTTATGCTGTTGTCAACATAAACGGAGTAGGTTATTATGTGGGAATCAGCCTAATGACTTCTCAAAAACTCATTTTAAATAAAGAAACCTTTTTGTTTGTTCAGCAAATCATCCGCGAAGATGCACATTTGCTTTTTGGTTTTCATTCTCGGCTAGAAAAAGAAATGTTCAATCTCTTAATTAGTGTCAACGGAGTGGGAGCTGTATCCGCTTTAATATTACTTTCCACTTTAAGTTTAGATGAAATAGCATCTGCAATACTTTCGGGAAATGCAGCTCTTATTCAGAAAGCTAAGGGAATTGGAGCTAAAACTGCCGAGAGAATTATTGTAGATTTAAAAGATAAAGTGCAGAAATTCAGCAATGCAGAAGAGAATATTTCTTCTGTAACGAATAATAAAATTAAGGAAGAATCGTTATCTGCATTAGAAGTTTTGGGCATTCCAAAACGAACCAGTGAAAAGATTGCCGATCGTATTTTAAAACAAAATCCTGAGCTTTCTGTAGAAGAATTGGTAAAGCAAATTTTAAAAAATATTTAA
- a CDS encoding 2Fe-2S iron-sulfur cluster-binding family protein, which yields MSDINIKITDREGVAHDILAPTDMSMNLMEVIRAYELAEEGTIGVCGGMAMCASCQVYVIKDPGLEEMEAEEDAMLAEAFHVHENSRLGCQLHINDAMEGLEVEIAPYP from the coding sequence ATGTCAGATATTAATATTAAAATTACAGATAGAGAAGGCGTTGCTCACGACATTTTGGCTCCAACCGATATGTCTATGAATTTGATGGAGGTTATCCGTGCCTACGAATTGGCAGAAGAAGGAACTATTGGAGTTTGTGGTGGTATGGCAATGTGTGCTTCCTGTCAGGTTTACGTAATAAAAGATCCTGGTTTAGAAGAAATGGAAGCGGAAGAAGATGCGATGCTCGCCGAAGCCTTCCATGTTCATGAAAATAGCCGATTAGGATGTCAGTTGCATATTAACGATGCAATGGAAGGTTTAGAAGTGGAAATAGCTCCTTATCCATAG
- a CDS encoding NAD(P)/FAD-dependent oxidoreductase produces the protein MITTDILIIGAGPTGLFAVFEAGLLKMKCHIIDALPQPGGQLAELYPKKPIFDIPGYPSVNAGELIDNLMEQIKQFQPGFTLGETAVSYTKVDDEWFEVITNKGTVHRAKAIAIAGGLGTFEPRKPTIDNIADYEEKGLEYFIKEPEHFRNKKVVIAGGGDSALDWSIFLSNVATEVTLIHRRNEFRGALDSVEKVQELKNQGKIKLITPAEVTGIKGNGKVEAITVQVDGEDAYDIDTDYFIPLFGLTPKLGEIGNWGLNIEKNAIVVNNALDYQTNIDGIYAIGDINTYPGKLKLILCGFHEATLMCQSVYNRLNPGKKFVLKYTTVSGVDGFDGSRKEAEKAVVKKID, from the coding sequence ATGATTACTACAGATATATTGATTATCGGGGCAGGACCAACAGGACTTTTTGCAGTGTTTGAAGCTGGTTTATTGAAAATGAAATGCCATATTATAGATGCACTTCCGCAGCCGGGAGGTCAATTGGCAGAGTTGTATCCTAAAAAACCGATTTTTGATATTCCGGGGTATCCATCTGTAAATGCAGGAGAGCTTATTGATAATTTAATGGAGCAGATTAAACAGTTTCAGCCAGGTTTTACTTTGGGAGAAACTGCCGTTTCTTATACAAAAGTTGATGATGAATGGTTTGAGGTAATTACCAATAAAGGAACAGTGCATAGAGCTAAAGCTATTGCAATTGCCGGTGGTTTGGGTACATTTGAACCTAGAAAGCCTACCATTGATAATATTGCCGATTATGAAGAAAAAGGTCTTGAATATTTTATAAAAGAACCGGAGCATTTCAGAAATAAGAAAGTAGTTATTGCAGGTGGAGGAGATTCTGCACTAGACTGGAGTATTTTCCTTTCCAATGTAGCAACTGAAGTTACTTTAATTCACAGAAGAAATGAATTTAGAGGAGCTTTAGATTCTGTTGAGAAAGTTCAGGAGCTTAAAAATCAAGGAAAAATAAAGCTAATTACTCCTGCTGAAGTTACCGGGATTAAAGGGAACGGTAAAGTAGAAGCTATTACAGTTCAGGTAGATGGAGAAGATGCTTATGATATTGATACAGATTATTTTATTCCACTTTTTGGTTTAACACCTAAGTTGGGAGAAATTGGTAATTGGGGATTGAATATCGAAAAAAATGCGATTGTAGTGAATAACGCTTTAGATTATCAAACCAATATAGATGGTATTTACGCAATTGGGGACATCAATACTTATCCTGGAAAATTGAAGTTAATTCTTTGCGGATTTCATGAGGCTACATTAATGTGTCAGAGTGTTTACAACAGACTGAATCCGGGTAAAAAATTCGTATTGAAATATACTACTGTAAGTGGAGTAGATGGTTTTGATGGTAGCCGTAAAGAAGCAGAAAAAGCGGTGGTTAAAAAAATTGATTAA
- a CDS encoding DUF3108 domain-containing protein, which yields MKKILIIVTIIISFFGYSQLTNIADGESLTLRIHYGFLNAGSANLTTKKITFNGVPHLYVKGTGQTTGAVRAFFKVDDLYESYINIANELPSFYVRNVKEGSYTQHLQTIFNHQNNTLILTDKKTPANGSKTIKSVKGVQDMLSCFYYLRSKTAAELKVGTIINMNVWIDDEMFPFQLKVTGTENLKTKFGTINCLKIIPSVKSGRVFKEKEGVTMWVSNDANHIPILLKAELAVGSLKASIDDYKNVKYPLKFSK from the coding sequence ATGAAGAAAATACTCATTATTGTAACCATTATAATATCATTCTTTGGTTACTCTCAACTGACGAATATTGCGGACGGTGAATCTTTAACTTTGAGAATACATTATGGGTTTCTTAACGCCGGCTCTGCAAATCTCACCACTAAAAAAATCACTTTTAACGGAGTACCTCATCTTTACGTGAAAGGCACAGGACAAACAACGGGTGCAGTGAGAGCTTTTTTTAAAGTGGATGACCTGTACGAAAGCTACATTAATATCGCCAACGAATTACCCAGTTTTTATGTAAGAAATGTAAAGGAAGGAAGTTACACCCAACATCTTCAAACTATTTTCAACCATCAGAACAATACGCTGATTTTAACTGACAAAAAGACTCCCGCCAATGGTTCTAAAACTATAAAATCGGTAAAAGGAGTTCAGGATATGCTTTCCTGCTTTTATTATTTGAGAAGTAAAACAGCTGCCGAACTTAAAGTGGGAACCATTATTAACATGAACGTCTGGATTGATGATGAAATGTTTCCTTTTCAGCTGAAAGTAACCGGAACAGAAAATCTTAAAACAAAATTCGGAACCATAAACTGTCTTAAAATAATTCCTTCGGTAAAAAGTGGAAGGGTTTTTAAAGAAAAAGAAGGAGTTACAATGTGGGTAAGTAATGATGCCAACCACATCCCTATTCTTTTGAAAGCAGAACTCGCCGTAGGATCTCTAAAGGCAAGTATTGATGATTATAAAAATGTAAAATATCCGCTAAAGTTTAGCAAATAA